attttttgatctattttttaaaaactgctgtgACGCATGCATGAGGGCTACTGTGCTAGCTGTGTGCGGCATGAAGCATACTCCCTCGTCCCCGCCGCCTGTCTCCGGAACGTTCCATCGGATGCTCTGTCCCCTTGacaccccagcccctgccctccccagtccCTGGTGCCTGCGCTCTCCAGGAAGGTGACCACTCAGGTTCCTTGTGCAAGTGGGTTCAGAGGGCATCTGTCCTCTTGGGACTGACTGAGCTCCAGGAGCCCCACGTCCTCAAGGTCAACCATGCCGGTCACCAAGCTTCGGTGATGCTCGTGGTGCGGGGACTATGTATGGGCTCATCCGTTCATCTGTGAGGGACGTTGCTTCCTCCCTCTGGCCGGCGTGAGCGTGGGTGTTCTGAATCTCAGGCCGACGCTGGCCCCGATTCACTCCCAAGCCCCTAGCCCAGGGCTGAGGGCTGGGGCGCCAGGCGCGCGGGTGGGGAGACTGGCCAGCGGGGTGGGGAGTGGGCTGTGCAGCAGACAGGAACTGTCCTCGCTGCCCGGCAGGGCTGCATTCTGGGGAACCCGCGGGCTCCCCTGGGGCTGGCCCGGCGGCCCAGCCTTCACCAGCAATGATGTCAGTCCATCTGCCCCTCGGGCTTTTTCTTGTAAAAGGGAAACATGGTGTTATGAAAAGCCCAGACAAGTCAGAAGAGAATGAAGCAGAAAGGGGAAGTTAGTCCTTGGCCAGAGCTGAGCGGAAGGAGGCCCGACCTTTTCCAGGACGCAGGGAAGCACGGTGTGCACGGGATTCGTGATGCCCGTCGCGGGCCTAGCGGTGGGGCTGTGTGCCATGTGTCCCATACACACGTGGAGGCCTGTGCGTGTGCGTGTTGGGTCCTCGGGTGCGCTGGCCGCCCAGAGCTACCGCAGGGAATCAGCATTTGCTTGACAAAGAAGGCCCTGTTCAGAACAGACACTCCGCGCCTGCAGTCGGACCCCCCGCACGTGCCCACGCAGTGAGGTTGGGGCATCGCTGGCGTGGGATCGCTCCGGGGGTGGTGGGCACGGGGTTTGGGGTGTGTCGGGGGATTGGGGCTGTGTGTGCGTTGAGGGCGGCCCAGAGCGGGGAGCTCCTGACCCGGTGTCTTAATGTTACAGGACTTTTGTCCCCTTAGTGCCCGTGGTTCTTGGCTGTGCTCGTTGAAGAACGAGGAGGTGGGCCAGACAAGGGGCGGCAAAGCGAAGTTTATCGACACCGTGCGAAGCGCCTGGAGAAACAGGGGACCCGAGAGCATTGCCATTTTGGTGCTCAAATAGAgggacttttattatttatttatttttttcaaagatcccATTAGTGTACttgagggagagcacaagcaggggccgggcggagggagaaacagacgccccgccgggcagggagcccgactttATCCCACGATCCCTGCAGACCCAGGATCACcacccgggctgaaggcagatgcttccagactgaggcacccaggtgcccttagggGTTTCTATAAGCACTTTTGAGGAACTGTCTTTAGCATCCTGAGAGGGCCCCCCTGAGGACTGGCTACTAAGGTGTGCCAATCAGGGCTTGGATCAGGTCCCCGAGTGCCTGTGGAGTTATTGCTCACGTGTTGCTGGTCTCGTGGGCTGACCTCTGGGGACCAACTGGACAGTGAATGACGTTCCACGGTTACTGGTTTTGTTTGGGATGTGTTGCAAATGTCAGTCCCGCCAGACAGGAAGCTGCCGTGGTCTCATCTAAGTGGCACCCGCCCAGTTTTGTCTCGGCTGTCCTGACACCCTGTTTCCTTGCTGGGGACACTGGCCCTGAAGACCTGCGTGTCCCATGACCCCCTGATATTAACATACCTTGCCCGCGTCAGAAGCGGAATGGAGCGAGGCAAAGGCTGTGTCTGTGACAAGCCACCAGGGTCAGCTGGTGGTTCCGTGGCCCGACAGTGACTTTCTTGTGTCTGAGTGAGCACGTGGCCTGTGTTCCTGGCGATGCGGACACGCTGTGACGTCACTGATTAACCCGGCTCATGGCGTGGGCCACTCTCCACGGACGGGAGGCTTCCTCCGCTTCCCAGGTCCCCATGGGCCTGGGCTGAGTGCCTGCGGCTAGGGACACAGCAGTGACAGAGGCCAGAGCTCCTTGCCCTCAGGAGCTCACATTCTGGGTGGAGGTTgccctggattgtgtgtcctcagATTCACGCACGGAGGCTCTCACTCCTACCGTGACTGCAGTGGGAGACGGGGATTCTCGGAGGTAATTAGGGCTGCGTGACAGcgacttgatctcagctcaggtcttgatcttgggtttgggGTTCAAGACCTGGCCTGGGCTGCAGGCTGGGCAAGGAGATggcttcaaaacaaaacaaagaggagggGACATGTGAGCTCCCCCGCCCAACAGTGTGTGTGCAGAGGGAGGACACGGTAGGGCGGCAGCGTCTGCGgtccaaggagagaggcctcggcCAAGGCCCTCGGCCTTGCTGGCCCcgtgatcttggacttcctgtGTCCAGAACCTTGAGAAATCGATGTGTGCTGTTTAAGCAGCCCAGCCTAAGGCGTGTGGTCACGAGGCCCAGACAATGTGGGAGTGGCAGACACGTCTGGATTTGCTGCTGGAAAGGTGCCCCGGTGACTGCCAGGCAGTGGAGAGAGGGCTGAGGGTGTGGGTGCCTGGGGAGGGGCGGGTGGGGGCGGGTGAGGAAGGGCCCGGCTGTCCGGGGAGGCGCAGCTGCCTCCAGGCTCCTGgttttgggggagaggggagggtctTCCTATTGGGGGACACGGTGGTGCGGGGGGATGGGGGTCAGCAACGGATACCCCCGTCTGGAGCTTGGGGCAGACCGTCCCCCCAGTTCTGCccccaggagccggcccctcaaCGTCTGGGAAGTCCCCAGGCTCCCTGTAcaccctctggccctcctctgaCCCCTTAACCCTGCGTCCTTGCCCTCTGTCACAGGCATGAGGCCACGCTGTGGGGTCGGTGCCATCCACCCTCCTCTCCACATGACGCTGGAGCTGCCTCCTATAGGCTTTCCTCCTCTGGGCGTCTCCGGTGTccctttccccaccctccccctctgCACCCTCCCTACCCTGCTCCCTGCCTTTCAGGGCTCCCACTTGGCCCAACCCGGGAGCTGGCCCATCGGCCTCCTGTCCACTCCGTCTGCCCCCCACGAGCCTGAAGACTGCATGGTGGCCCTGTGGGAGGGGCCCTGGCCAGCCCTGCGCTGTGTGAGCCCACCTCACCAAGAACGGACCCCAGGCACTTCCCAGCCGTGTTACACAACTGTCTTCTTTCTCAGAGACGTCCTGTCCCCCATTCCCCGGGCCTCATcgttcctctgcccctcacgaAGCAGGTGCTCACCACGCCACGTGACTCATCTCTGGCTTCtagatggggctccctgcttagaccCGGAGCCCCGGGAGGGGAGGGCCCAGCCGCTTTGCCTCTGAACTGCACTGGGTCCAGCCCGGAGCTCACACAGACCGGGGGGCACTGAGGGTAGCCTGAacgcagaggggaggagggagcaccACTGTGGCCGGGTCTCAGGACGCCCCCGCTCCTGCTCCGAGGTCCGGCTCAAGCCTTCACCGTCTCTTTCCTACCCCTCCAAGACCCCAGAAATCTGCCtcaagaagaaaggggaaatgtGGCCGGGGGGTTCCCAGGGTTCCTGTGCACTGTCTTGACCCGGAGGTCACAGGGAAGCAGTGGGACGGGCAGCCAGGCCCTCCCCGCAGTCTGAGGGTGAGACACCCAGCTCGAGCCCCATGGGTGTCTGGGCACAAATCGGGCTGAGTTGGGACGGGGGGGGGCCATCCCGGGGCCTAGGTCACAGGGGCGATGGGAGGAGAGGCCCCAGGCTGGGGCTCACTTCACCCACCAGGGAACATGGGGTGCGGGACCCCAGGGAGTCTCAGACATGCTGATTCCAGGGGCGCAGCACTGAGCAAGGGAGGGCCTAGCAGGTGACAGCCCGCAAGGGGCACCCAGTGGAGGGGGAGGACCTTGTcgccagcctcctcctcctgcctccctccccagtgATGACTCAGGTGCTCCTGCCCTATCACGTCCCCTGCTGCCCAGGATCTCCTCCGAGGGTCCCTTGCTCATGGAATTAGGAGTAACTGTGAGGTGCATGTTGGCCAGTCCCAGCCGGTGGGACCCTCAGCCGCCTCCGTGAGGAGGAGCATGGCCGGGCTGGGAGGTCAAACCGGTGTGGCAGGACGCAGCAAGTGCCCGCACCCCAACAGCCTGCCTTGGACCCCTAGTGTGCTCTGAGACACCCGGGAGCTGCTGGGGTTCCTAGAACATTCTAGGTCACCTCCCAATGCACGTGAGGGCTGAGTGCAGGGCACGGAGAGGGTGCCCCTTCATCTTTACTGGAAGCCCCTGTAGGCGAGAGGGTATGCGTGTACATGTGAGGAGCGGGGCGTGGGCACCTCTAACGGGCTTCTGGTGTGGGGACAGAGCCGGATCTGGTGGAGGTCTTATGCGGGCTCCCAAGCCTCTGGGTCGTCTTGACACCATTCTGCCTCGGGGACCTTGTGTCCATGGGGATGGGTTGGTGGTCCTGGGGGATGGTGGCCACCCTGGGCTGGCTGGAGCGGTGGACGGCAGGCGTCCAGTCCCCATCTCCCACGGACAGCGTTCGTGTCCGGTACtaaggcaggaggagcagagagacgaagcagaccacaggggaaggaagaatcCGGGGCGGCCCACGGCTCCAGAGCCCGGGAGTGCAGCCCCCAGAGGCCAGGGAAGGTGCTGTGAAGAGGGGGCTGCCGGCCCTGGGGAGCGGGGACCCCACAACGGAGGCAGCCAGTTTCAGGGACAGCCCTAGGAGGAGGAGCATGAGGTCAGGGACTCCTGTCCGCGTCCCTTGCATCTCTCTCTAGGGCTGCTGGCGCTGGAGCTTCAAGGAGGCtgcaggcaggggaggaggagacgGGTTTGCCACCCCAGGCCCGGACCCCCGAGCAGGGACAGGGCTGGGCAGCTGAGGGACAGCGACAAAGCAGCGGCCCATGGGCGTCCTCGGAGACTGACTTTACCAAGGCGACTGGAGGCCTGGGAGTGGGCCTGGGGCTTTTACTGAGCGGTGAGCAGGAGAAtgcagcccctgcccctggggtCCCCGCAGCCACCCCCGGAGTCCCAGCCTCTCTGAGTGGGTGGGCCTCAGCACGCCCATTGCAGAGGTGAGGTCTCACCCACAGGCCGAGTCCCAGGTCAGAGTTCCACAGGAGCGCGTCGCCCTGCACGCCTCACTCCGGGTCGCTGCTCACTGTTTCAGAAGGACCTGAGGTGCTCACGGGACTCCTCCCTCCCAGCGGGCATGGGGTCCCCCTTGGCTTGCTGGGCGACAGCCCGCGTGCCCCGAGAGCATGAGGCATGTCCCTGGTCTCTTGGAGCAAAGAGGGGCAGGTCCAGACCATCTCCCAGGTCGCCCTGCTCAACTAGTTCAACCCAGTACCCCCAGAGCGGACGTCTTGATGGTCCTGCAGAACCCCTGCCCCCGGCCTCGCTGGTCCCCGGCCATCCGGCAGAGGGAGGGTCCCGGCAGGACCCGCAGGGGACGTTGGCCAGCGGGCCGCTCGCAGGACGCGAAGCTGCCCCGGGAGTGCTGGTCGGCTGGATGGGCGAGGGAGGGGGGAGTCGGGCGCATCTCAGGTCGGGCAGCGTCCCCTGTAAAGTCAGACTCGGGCCTGGGGCCGCACACCCCCCTTGGACGTGGTCTGTTCAGCGATCTGTCAAGTGACATCCAGTGACCGAAATGAGAAGGCAGAGTGCAGCCGTCCTGTGTGTCCTGGTGACAACAAGGGGTGACGGTCCAGGGTGGGGCCTCGGGTGTCGGGGCATGGCCTGTGCTCGCGGGGTCTGGTGGGTCTCCCAAGGGCCTGGGTCTCGCcggacccccaccctgcctcggAGGCTGTGCTGGGCTGGTCCTGGGGACTggtcagcccccaccccacccccgggacttcacccctgcctgcttccttccctggcACGAAGGCTGTCCTCCTCAGTgtccccaggacctgggattagGTAGTGACCCCAGGGCCCGTGGTGCCAAGGTCAGGACAAGGAAGGGGCTCAAGGTCCGTCCGCGCTGGGCCACCAGCAGTCAGCAACTGAGGGGGTGGTTCCTGGTCCTGGTGAGGGCTCGACCTCAGGATCTGATGGGGACCCGCCCAGGGCCCGTGGAACTGGACACACACAGCCGGGTCGGGATGGGTCTGCGGGAGGGAAGCCGCCACAGGTAATGGATTTGCAGCCTCACGGATGAGGGAAGTCGGAGGGTTTCATGCCCATCGCAGGAGCCCCGGGGCTGAGCGGGGACGTGGGAGCCATGGGGCCCCAGGGGGGCTCCTCAGGACACATCCCATCTGAGGCGTCAGCAGGGGTGCGCTGCCTCTCGTCAGCCCCCCCACCCCTAAGCTGCCCACAAGGTCACCACCTCGGGGGGCCGCAGTGCTCTGGGGAAGCCCAGGTGGGGGGAGCGCCTTCTGCATGGGgagattagggttagggtctgaGCACTGTCCGTACTCCAGAGACCCGGGGTCGGGccctgttgcttttcttttttttaatttaaggtttaatttctttatttgacagaaagagagatcacaagcaagcagagaggtaggcagagagagagggggaagcaggctccctgctgagcagagtccgatggggggctcgatcccacgagcctgagatcgtgacccgagccgaaggcagaggcttaacccactgagccacccaggcgccccgccctgTTGCTTTCTGAGCCCACTGGCCCACTGcccatctgtgagatgggagcaGGAATGaaccagcccagccccagcctggggaCAAGTGGGGTGTGGACTGTGGGTGCAGCTCAGGGAAAGCAAAATGTCACTCCCACCCTGGGTGGGAGCACTGAAGGTGCTCCCCCTCCCCGCAGCCTCCAGCAGTCTGGGGAGGGACCCCTTGTGCTGAGCTGTGCTCAGGAATGTGTAGGTGGAAACCAGCCCCCCCATCCCTGACAGAGGGCACTGCGTGGGAGACGGCGTCCTTTGGGGGGCCGGTCACCCTGCTTCAGTGGACGCTGTGACAGGAGCAGGAAAGCAGGAGGGCTCCTCTTGTGGCCTTGGTGCCGGTGCTGGAGGGGAGCAGCCGGGGGGCTCCCCGGGTGTCAGGGCAGCCAAGGAGACGCAGACGCACAATTGGGGGGCCCCCAGCTCTACAGCAAAGTCAGGGGGCCGCTAAGGGACAGGGAGGCCAGGAGAGACTCCTGAACCAGAACTGAGTGCGGCTCACTGAGTGGGGCAGGAGGAACTGTGCCCGCAGCTGTGCCTCTGTGGTCCCGCCTGGtggcctccccctcccttttcGAGCTCTTCTGCCTTGCGGtcacctcctgcctcctgcacCGCCGGCCCCGCGCCCCCTTTCTCCCATGCCTGTGGGCTCCTGTGGGGTCCTGGCCATAGGCAGCTTGACCCCGACAAAGCCCGGTACGGACAGACTGAACCGACCGCAACAGCCGAGCCTCCCTCGCGGGGCCCcggtttctctttccctttcagtTTAGACGAGGCAGGTTCCGGGTTGAGTGCGAGCTGGGCTGCTGGCAGGGGTGCTGGGACAGCAGCCGGGGGATGAGGGGTCCTGAAGAGGGACATGGAGTCTCCTGGAGGCTGGGAGCCGCCCCCTGCAGCCGGGCACCCAAGCCTGATGCCCTGAGCCAGGTGAGTCCCggagcctctgtgtgtgtgtgtgtgtgtgtgtgtcccagtgCTTTCTGGTGTCCCTGTCCTGACTCCGCAGGTGCCCAGCTCTCTCTGCGGACCCTGCCCTGGGCCCCCTCTGCTCCGGGTCCCACATGGGCTTTTGTCCCCCAGCATTGCCCAAGGGACATTGACCCAGTCCCTGGCCCCCAGTCCCCTGATCCCGGAGAGTGGGGGAGTACAGTGGCGGGAAGCCATACCGAGCAGCCGCAGAACCGCTCCTGTCCTCTGTGGactacctccccccacccccacttccaggCCCTCAGGCCAGTCCTGGAGGCTGCTCACAGGAAGTACGGGAAGTATGAGGTCAGGGAGCCCAGCCAACCCCCTCCGCCCTCCACCCCAGCCTGGCCGACACTTGATTAGATAAAACCTTACCTGTGCAGAGAGGGCGGCTCTCTGACCCTGCTGCAGGGCTGCGGGACTGGCTGATGGTTATTGCACAGGAAGCCTCCTGCGCCGCCCGGCAGTCAGCCCTGGAACCAGAGTCCCCCAGAGAGGCCCCCTCCCCGTCAGGCCCGAAGCCCCCCGTCTCCGCTGCCAGGCCAGTGACTCCTCTGACcgtccctctcccaccctgcgGCTCCCCAGGGGCTGCTACCGCCCCATTTCTCGGGGGTGAGCCCGAGGcccccagggcagccctggccgCCCCTCCCTTCCAGCGCGGATCCCGTGTCCTGCAGGCCCTGTACCTGTTGCTCCTGGGGTCCCTCCCCTGTGCTCTGGCCATGGCCCCGTGCAAAGAGGAGGAGTACCCGGTGGGCTCCGAATGCTGTCCCAAGTGCAGCCCAGGTGGGTGCAGCCCCAGAGGGACCAAGCTCCAGTGCCTGGGCTCCGTTGAAGCCCTGGGGCAGGGCACAGACGGGGAGGGCTGAGtctctccctcccaggaccctcgCAGCTGCAAGGTATAGGGATGCGGCATGGGGGCTCAACTGGCCCACTTATAGCCAGAAGCCGGGGCCCAGAGCAGGCGCTGGGGCACAGTCATGCCCACATGATACTCGGAGGCCTCCACCTCCTTCCAGAATGTTCCCACCGCCTTCTGCCCTCTTGGGTGGGAGGCAGCAGGACACGAAGGGTGGTGTGGGGGACAGCTCAGGTGGCTTTCAGTCCCGGGCATGCTGGGGGCTTCAAGGGGGCAGGCGGGGTGGGCTCCGGCAGGGCCCTCTCCAGGCCCAAATGACACAGCTCCCCCTGGGCGCAGGTTACCGGGTGAAGGAGGCCTGTGGGGAGCTGACCGGCACGGTGTGTGCCCCCTGTGACCCAGGGACCTACACGGCCCACCTCAATGGCCTGAGCGAGTGCCTACAGTGCCGAGTGTGTGACCCAGGTAGGACCCCTGGCCACAGCCACCACCCCACTGGGGACCCACGGCCCGCTGCAGTGGGCAGCCACAGGGCCGGGACCGCTGTGCCGCATCCCACCTCGTCTGCAGGACAGGCATCTGCACGGGAACCTTTCAGGGACGTGCGCCTCCGTCCACACCTGCCTCCCCAGGGGGCCAGCACTGTCATAGCTCCCTGTTTGATGCACTGTCCAGAGTGCGGGGAGCCCATCACCCTGAACCCGTCACGTGGACCCCCGAGCCATGGGTCCCGTCCTGCCTCGCCCGACTCGCTGGTCCTGGGGGACTGGACTGTGCTCGCCCTCAGTGTCCACACCCGCACAGCAGCCCCCCCCCTCCGAGGGCCTGCTTGTGGCTCAGCATTCGGAcccttgtcttcttcctgccAGGTGGGCTGGGGTGGAGGCGCCCCAGGAGGAAAGGCAGGATCCAGCAGAAGCCTCAGTGCTTTTGGGTCCagccgggggagggaggggcaaggtCTTGGAGCCCCGGCTCACCCACAGATCCTCGATGTCCCGAAGGAACCCCCTGTCTTATGGGGCTGAGGTTGGGGTGCGGATGGCTGAGAGGCTGTCCCTCAGCAGGGGCTCAAGGCTGAGCCCAGGCCCGGCATGACCCCAGCCCCACTGCCGACTAGGGAAGGGGCTCTAGCTGTCCACCTGGCTCTGACTAGCCTGCTTGCAACATGGGAGCCTGCCCGAGGGGCAGGGTCTTCAGGCATGGGTGGCCTAGGGCTGGGACCTGCCTTCTGGGACTGCCCCCGCTGCTGACTGTGGTTTTCACTTCCTGTGTGGGCCCCCACGGGGATGAGGCCCTTTTCCTGGCAGGTTGGCTCCCCTCCTGAGGACAGCCTTTCCCCATCCTCCTGACAGCTCCTCCTCGGCCAGCCCCggccgctgctgctgctgtcccTCAGAGCCCCTTGGGACACACACCCCTGTGTCCAGCACCCGCAGGCCCAGCTTTGGGCTGAGCAGGGTGTGCACCTGGATGGGTCCTACAGCAGGACCCAGACACACACAGCAGGCGGCAAAGCTGGGCTGAGGGAGCTGGTCACCAACCCGTCCCCAGATCCCAGACAGGAGCCCAAAGGCCTGCGGCTGCTGTGCAGGCCTCTACTTGGTCTGCTCCCGGGATGGGGGGCTCAGCACTGCCCACGGCAGCCCATGTAGCTGCCCTCAGCTCCTTCTCTTGGGTCTCAGCCATGGGCCTGCTGACCAGGCAGAAGTGCTCCCAGACCAAGAacactgtgtgcatgtgtgaccAGGGCTACCTCTGCGTCCGTGAGGATGGGGACGACTGTGCAGACTGCAGTCCCCACACGCTCCTGCAGACCCGGCCACAGGGTGCGGGCCAGAGGTGAGCCGCAGACCCTGGGTGCCCCGACccctggcctctctgctcagcagccgAGCAGCCTGGTCCCTGGCACCCTCCGAAAAGACAGACCCTGGACCCAAGCccatgtgtgttggggggaaacCCAGTTTTCCTCCTAGCCGGggccccccaccttccctctgcctggccctgTCATTTCCCAGGCACGGAGTGGCAGGACAGGGTGTGTGAAGACCGCCCTCCTGGGACCTTCTCACCCAGTGGGACCCTGGAGGAGTGCCAGCCCTGGAGCGCATAGGTGACCCTGGGGTGGTTTCGGCTCCGTgtccccgggggtggggggcgctccTCCAGCAGAGGCTCCagggctccccctgctccccgTCATGGGCCGGCCTCCAGGACAGCAGCTGCTGGACCCTGTGGCTCACACCCCCAGCACGGTGGCTGATGTGAGCTTCCCGGAGGCCAAGGATGGACCTTCTGTCCTGGGGCAAATCTGGAGGGAGGTGCTTCCAgatttctggggcgcctgtgGTTCTGGGGTATCCTCAgatgccagggctgtggggacgcCTAGCGAATCTGGAGTCGGGGAGGGCTGTCAAGGAGGTTCTCAGGGAGCCCAAGAGGTGACAGGACTCCCAAATGCTCATCCTCGGGTCCTGAGGGGAACCTGGGGTGACCAGACGTGGCTgctttggggggaggggcgggtccTCTCACCATCCTGCCTCTCCCAGGTtatccctctgtgcccccctgatctgggctctctgccctgTCTCCTCTGACCCCGTCCCTGTCCCCGTCCCTGTCCCCGGGCATCCCCGTtttcccacctctcccctccctccgtCTGCCCATAGCCCGGAGCTCCCACCCCGAGCCGCCGGAGCGCGCCACGGGCAGCCGCCTTCCCTCGGGGACCCTCCGGGCTCTGAGTGCcgggccccccgccgagcagctCGCGTCAGCCCCGCTGCTCTCTCCTAGGCATGACGGCCCTTTGCAGACACAAGCGGAGCCCGGGGCCAGCAGCTCAGACGTCACGTACTCCTCCCTGCTGCCCGCTGTGGTGGGCAGCGTCTGTGTTGCCGCAGCGGTGTCCTGCCTCCTAGTCCTCGGGATAAGGATGAGAAGGAGACGGACGCCCGGTGAGCTGCGCGCTGGGGTCCCGTTGGGGTGTCTCCCGGCTGTCTCCCTCTGAGGGGTGCAGGCGGCCGCCGGGAGCGTCTCCGGGACTCCTTGGCTCCTCTCGGGGGGATGTGCTGGCCTGGGGGtgcttcccgctgagtgggggTCCTGGTGTCATGGGGTCTCGGGGGGCGGAGGGCCAGGCAGACAGAGCCCCCTGCACCAGGACCCCCTGCCGGGTACCCCCCATGCCCACTCCCCACCAGGGAGGCGTGTCTGCCCTCAGGGACAGAGCAGCACAGGGCAGGCGGAGAGCATGAGGAGGGCACGGGGCTAGGGTGGAGGGGCCACAGCAGCCCTGCCAGGGGCAAGGCCGAGCCCCCCAGAGGCTCCATGACCTTCACTCATTCCCTCCTGCCTGCGCTGGGCTCCACGTCGGGCCGGGCCCTGGCTCTGCAGACCCGGTTCTGGCCTTTGGGGAGCCCCGCGCTTGCCCAACAGGGAGCAGGCACCCAGCAGAGTCCAAGATGCTGGTCAGCCAGCATCTCGGGCCACTGTCAGCTAATGTGTCCTGGGTCCTCAGCCCGGGGCCCCCAGGCGGCAGGCAGGTCTCAGGGCCCCAGGCTCTGAGCGGGCCGGCCAGGGGCCTGCGCTTGCTCCTTCTCTCCCAGTTCTGGGGCATCTGCTCCCTGAGGGGTGGGCGACCGTCCTCTGTGAAGTGCTTACTCCCTTTCCCTGGGTGACATCACACTGGAGTGAGTTAGGGACAGGGTTTGGCAGCTGGGGAGTACGGCAGGAGGTGTCCCCATGTTGTCCCATGTCCTGTTCCCCCTACTGGACAAGTCCAGCAAGGAGCCCTGTCCACACGGGTCTGGCCTTTCTCCCAGAGGGTCCTTCTCTCAAGGAAGACCGCACGGGGAGAAGCCCGGAGCTCCGGTCCCTCCAGCCCCATCGCTGTGAGGCCACCGAGACTGACCCCGACGTGACAGTGTCTCTGTTTTTCAGGGGGACCCACGAAGGCGGGACTATTTCACCAGGTATCCCGAATCGCCCCCCACCGACCCACTGGTGGTGATGCTGGTggggcaggcggggtggggggctgttcCCGTGCTCAGAGGGCCCTGAGTCCTTAGAGTGAGACCCGGCCAACCCGGGAAGGGAGGCCCCTGTTCTGCCTGAGAAGCCCGACTGAGCCTGAGCACCACAAGGGCCCCGGGCTGGACGCAGGGCGGGCAGCGTCTCGGTGCTGGATGTATGAGCTGGTCACAGAAGGGGATGCCGTGTCTGCCCTTCCAGGTCCCGCGGGCCCCACCAGACGTCACCATAGTGGCTATGGAGGAGTCAACGTCTGTGTCCCCCGGGACGGAATGACCCACTTACGGATCGATGGATCccggaggcagacacccaagccgTCCTGGGCTGTGCCTGCTGGAAGGTGCCAGGTCCCCAGGGGCCCTTCCCCGGGCTGACTTCACACTCTACCCAACACAGCGAGACCGGCCCTGCTCAGGGGTCCCTGGGGACCCCACCTGTGTCCCATCCATCTCGTGAAGGGCCCAGAGCCCTCCCCTCACCTCTGCGCAGGTGAGGACCCAGCCACGACCCACTcttggctcccagctccactcaGCCCCAGCCCTCTGAGCCCCAGCTTGCCCATCTGCAGGATGGGCCCGCCGGCATCTACCTCACGGCGACACAGATGGACCACGAATCTGGTGTGATAACAGGCCATAAATGATTTCTCAATGGGATTAAGATTACTCAACCAATAACcaataaacatgttttaaaatttgttgttaGAAACTGTACTTTGCAGATGCTTTGAGAGTATGGGAACACCCTCTTTCTCCTGAAACTTCCCCCACGGATGAGTTTTGCCTGACTGGTGAGTTTTGAGGCTTTCTAGCCTGTGGCGTGACCACCCTTCTCTGCGCACCGGCAAGTCCACGTCCATGGGCGGGGCAGCCTACCTGCGGCTACCGCGGCACCCCTTGCTGCTGAGTTCAGCTGTGCGTTCCAATCTGCTACTGCCCTTACTTTGGGGATTGGCGCGGTCCCAGAATTGTCTTACAAGACGCCTGTCGGCTCGTTTctgaagcagagtccccactctGTCCCTGAGGATCCCCAACCCAGTGACATCCCAGTGACAGTGAGTGTCCTCTAAGAC
This Neovison vison isolate M4711 chromosome 2, ASM_NN_V1, whole genome shotgun sequence DNA region includes the following protein-coding sequences:
- the TNFRSF14 gene encoding LOW QUALITY PROTEIN: tumor necrosis factor receptor superfamily member 14 (The sequence of the model RefSeq protein was modified relative to this genomic sequence to represent the inferred CDS: deleted 1 base in 1 codon); protein product: MAPCKEEEYPVGSECCPKCSPGYRVKEACGELTGTVCAPCDPGTYTAHLNGLSECLQCRVCDPAMGLLTRQKCSQTKNTVCMCDQGYLCVREDGDDCADCSPHTSCRPGHRVRARGTEWQDRVCEDRPPGTFSPSGTLEECQPWSA